GCCCGCCCCGGCCCGGTGCCTGCCGCGCCAGAGTCACGCCGCGGGCCCTGCCCTATACTCGGGGCATGTTGCGCCGCCCGTTTCACCGTGCCCTGGCCGCCGCTGCGCTGGCACTGACGCTGGGCAGCTGCGCCCGCACCAACGACACCTTCACGCCGCACATCAGCGTCACGAGTGAGGGCAGCGCCAGCCGGCAGAACAGCTTCCTGATCCAGGGGTACGTGCTCGACGACACCGGCGTCACGCAGATCGCCGTGGACGGCAAACCCATTCCCATCGAACCCGGCAGCGACAAGCTCGCGCGTTTCAGGTTCCAGACGCTGCTCAACACCCCCACCGGCCGGTACACCATCACGGCCCGCGACGCCGCCGGGAACGAGGGCACGCTGGTCCTGCCGGTCAGCGTGGACCCCGCGCGGCCCGTCATCCGGGTCACGCGCTTCGAACGCAGCGGGAACACCGTCCGGGTCGCCGGGACCGCCACCGACAACGTGCGGGTCGCGCAGATCGTCGTGGACGGCAACCGCCTGAACATCACGCCCGGCCCCAGCGTGGACTTCTACGCCGAGACGACCGGCATCTGGGCCGACATCGAGGTCACGGACGGCGCCGGCAACCGCGCCACCCTCCGCGCCCGCTGACAGCCCACCCCGGGTCCCCTCATCCGGGCGGATGACGTGCCCCCGCCCCGGCGCGCGGTAGCCTGTGCGGCATGCACGATCTGACCGCCCTGATCCTCTCCGCGTCGTACGTCGGAATTCTGGCCATCGTCTTCGCGGAAACCGGCCTGCTGGTCGGCTTCTTCCTGCCCGGAGACAGCCTGCTGCTGGCCGCCGGGGTCCTCGCCGCGAACGGGGACCTGAACCTGGGCGGCGTGATGGGCGCCGTGATCGTCGGCGCGTTCCTGGGCTGCGTGGTCGGGTACGCCATCGGGCAGCGCTTCGGGCGGGGCGTGTTCTCCCGGCAGGACTCCCGCTTCTTCAAGCCCGAGTACATCACCCGCGCGGAGCTGTTCTTCCAGAAGTACGGCTGGCTGGCCGTCGTCCTGGCACGGTTCGTGCCGGTCGTGCGGACCCTGGTCCCCACCATGGCCGGCGTGAGCCGCATGCCGCTCGGGCCGTTCAACCTGTACAACATCCTGGGCGCAGTGCTGTGGGGTGTCAGCGTGCCCGCCCTGGGGTACTACCTGGGCGGCCTGATTCCCGACCTGGACCGGTACATCCTGATGATCGTGGGCGGCGTGGTCGTGGCGAGCGTCATTCCCATCCTCGTCAAGGTCTTCCAGGCCCGCCGCGCCTGAAGCCCGGCCCCCCCCGGCCCCGCCCCCGCCCTGTCCGGGGGCGTTTCGCTGCCCCGCTGCCCGCCCCCTGCCCGCTTTCCGGCCCCAACCGCGCCCGCGCGCACGGTTCCCGGGCGTCCGCGCCGCTAGCCTGCGCGGATGCCCGCCCGCCCCCTGCCCGCCGCGCCCGCCCCGCCAGCCTCGTTCGCGCCGGTCAGCGCCCGGCTGCAAGCGGCGTACCTGCCCGGCGGCCCCACCCTCCCGCCGGGCCGCCCGGAGACGCTGCTCGCCGGACTGATCCGCACCATTCTCGGCCAGCAGAACACCCGCGCGGCCGCCGCCCGGCAGTACGCGGCGCTGCGGGAAAACTACCCCCGCTGGGAGGCCGCGCTGATCGACGGTCCGGACGGCATCGAGGCCACCCTGAAAGGCGCGGGCGGCGGCCTGCACCGCAGCAAGGCCCGCCACATCCACGCGCTGCTGGGCGCGCTCGACGCCACCGCAGGGTTGAGCCTTGAGGGCCTGCGCGACCTGCCGGACGCCGCGGCCCGCGCCCACCTGGAAGCGCTGCCCGGCGTGGGCCGCCACACCGCCAGCCTGACGCTGCTCTTCGACCTGCGCCGGCCCGCCATGCCGGTCGAGGGCAACCTGGACCGCCTCGCGCGGCGACTGGAATGGGTGCCCGGCGGCTGGACGGCCGCCCGCGTGGAACGCTGGTTCGACGCGGTCACGCCCCGCACCTGGGCCGCGCGCGCCGCCCTGCACGTCGCCGGGGTGCGGCACGGGCGGGAGGTCTGCACGGCCCGGCATCCCCGCTGCGACACCTGCGTCCTCTCGGACCTGTGCCCGTCGGCGGCGCTGCTCGGCCCCCGCTGACCGGGCGTCACGGCCCGCTATGCTCGGGACATGACCGCCCCTCACGATCTCTCTCACGAACTCTCGGTCGCCGCCGCCCTGGCCCGCGACGCCGGGGCGCTGCTGCTCGCGCACCTGCGCGCCGGATTCACCGTGGAACACAAGACGGGCGCCGACGATCCCGTCACCATCGCCGACCGCGAGGCCTCCACGCTGATCATGACGGCCCTGGCCGCCGCGTTCCCTGACGACGGCCTGCTCAGCGAGGAGGAAACCGACGACCGCGCCCGCCTGAACCACGACCGCGTGTGGATCGTGGACCCCATCGACGGCACCAAGGAGTACTCGACGGGCCTGCCCGACTACTGCGTCAGCATCGGCCTCGCCGTGGGCAGCGAGCCCGTTCTGGGCGTCGTGTACGCCCCGGAAACCGACGAGCTGTTCACGGGCGTGGTCGGACAGGGCGCGTTCCTGAACGGCCAGCCCACCCCGCCCCCCGGCAGCGGCCCGGACTGGCGGGTGGCCGTCTCGGACACTGAACACAGCCGCGAACTGCACGCCGTTCCCCTGAGCGGCATGAAACCCAGCGGCAGCATCGCCCTGAAACTCGCGCGGATCGCCGCCGGGCACGCCGACGTGACCTTCACCATGTCCCCCCGCAGCGAGTGGGACATCGCCGCCGGACACGCCCTGCTGCGCGCCGCCGGCGGCGACCTGACCCGCCGCGACGGCCGCGCCATCCACTACAACCAGCCGCGTCCGCACGTCGAGCAGGGCCTGATCGGCGGGCAACCCCGGGCGACCGCGTGGCTCAAGGACCAGCTCAGCGCCCTGCACCTGCCCACCGCGCACCTGGGCCTGCAGGCGCACGAGCCCGCCTGGACTGCCCTGGCACCCGCCGACCGCGCCGCACTCCAGGGACACCCGGGCGTGAACGTCCGCCACGCGGACGGCCAGCTGCTGGCCCTGCTGGTCGTGAACCCCGAGACCCGGCAGGTGCAGCGCGCCGAGGGCGACGCCTTCCACCTCGACCGCCTCACGCGGGACGTGACGCGCGCCCTGGGCACCGTCACCCTGGGCACCGTCCAGCCCTGACCGCATGACCGACCATCCCGCACACGTCACCCTCAAACCCCTGCTGGACTTCACGCCCGCCGAGTGGCGCACCCTGCACTCCTTCTTCCGCAGCCGCGAACTGGCCGACTGGAACGACGCCAAACCCATCCGCATGCCCGAATGGCTGTTCCGGCGCGTCATGCAGGACGAGGAACGCACCGGGGAACGCCACGGCTTCGGCGTCATGGACGAACAGGGCCGCCTGATCGGCAGCGCCGAACTGTACGACCTGCGCCCCCCACCCCCCCTGACCGCCACCGTCGCCACCCTCGGCGTGATGATCGGCCTGCCCGAACTGTGGGGACGCGGGTACGGCCGGCAGGCCGTGCAGGCACTGCTGCGCTGGGCCTTTCAGGAACGCGAGTTCCCGCTCAGCCGCATCCGCCTGACCACCTTCGGACACAACCGCCGCGCCCAGCGCGCCTTCCTGGGCGTCGGGTTCCGCGAGGTGGGCCGCAGCGAACGTCAGGGCCGCACGGACGTACACATGGAACTCACCCGGGGCGAATGGCAGGCCCGGCAGGACACCCCGCCCCACCCCACCCCGCCCGACCCGGGCGGGGAATAATGACGGGCATGCGCGTCCTGCTTCCCGACCTGCCCGAGTTCCGCGCCCTGAGCCACCACGACGAGGGGGGCGTGCCCGGCGTGACCTTCGACCACTACACCCGCACGCACGTCCCGGACGGCCCGGCCGACGGCATGGTCCTGTGGATGACCGGCCCGCAGATCCGCGCCCGCCTGCTCGCCACGCCCGGCCTGAAGTGGGTGCTGACCCTGACCGCCGGCATCGACCACGTACAGGGCGCCCTGCCGCCCGGCGTGGCACTGTTCAACGCCAGCCGCCTGCACGACCGCGCCGTGGCGGTCCACGCCCTGAGCGGCATGCTCGCCGCGGCGCGCGGCCTGCACCGCTTCCGGGACGCGCAGGGCCGCCGCCACTGGGACGCCCCGGCCCTGCCCGGCGATTCCGCCCTGACCACCCTGGACGGCGCGAACGTCGTCCTGTGGGGCTACGGACACATCGGCCGGAACCTCGAGGAACTTCTCGCCCCGCACGGCGCGCACGTGCGCGGCATCCGCAGCGCCACCCCCACGGACGAACGTGACGAACTGCTGCGTGCCGCCGACTGGGTGGTCCTGCTGCTGCCCAGCACCCCCGACACGCGCGGCGTCGTGAACGCCGACACCCTGGCCCTCCTGAAACCCGGCGCGTGGCTCGTGAACGTCGGACGCGGCAACCTGATCGTCACGGACGACCTCGTCACGGCCCTGCGCGACGGGTCGCTGGGCGGCGCGGTCCTGGACGTCACCGACCCGGAACCCCTCCCCGAGGGACACCCCCTGTGGACGCAGCCGAACGTGATCCTCACGCCCCACATCGCCAGCACCACCACCGACCTCGTCACGCGCGGCGCTCACCTCACCCGCGACTTCCTGATCGACCTGCAACAGGGCCACGAACCCGACGGACGCGTCACTGCCGGACGCACGTACTGACACGGACTCCGATTGAATGGGCTTCAAAGCCCGTTCAATCCGAGCGAAGCGAGTTGGAGCTGGGCGGGTTCCGGGCGTGGAGTTGGCAGATCAGTGGTGTTCCGATCTGTGAACGAAACAAACGGCAGTCCGTATGACACTGCTGCCCACGCCGGTCGCGGGAGGCACGCCCGTGCAGCGCGGCCCGGACCGACATGTGCGGCACCCGATCGACACGGCGCTGCGCCTGCTCTCGGGCGGCTGGTCGGTCGCACGGGGCGGCTCGGTGAGCGTCGTGGGCCCCTGCTGCTCGCGCACCTTCACCCCAGCCAGCGCAGGTGCCGCGTGACGTTCTGCACGTGGTCGCCCCAGTGGGCGTCGTGGGAGAAGCGCAGCCACGCCAGCGCGTCGGCCTCGTCCGTGTCGGCCAGCGCGAGGGCGGTGCCCAGGGCAAGGGCGAGGTCCGTCAGGTCGTCCAGCGCGTCGCCGATCTCGGCGGGAAGGTCGCAGTGGCCCAGGGCGCGCCCGGTGGCCGGGTCGTAGAAGCCGGGTTCCGGCCACGCCCTGGCAATGTGGGCGCGCAGGTCGCAGTACGCCTCGCGCGGTGGGGTGTCGGCGTCCGGCACGCCGAAGGGCAGCGCCTGCACCTCCCGCCGCAACCCATCCAGCAGGTCGGCCAGCGCGCCGGGCGTGAGGCCCTCCCGGTCCAGCAGGGCTGCCTGAACCCGGCGCACGTGCGCCAGCATCAGGACAGCAGCACCGCCGGGCGTTTCTTCGGCGGGGCTTTCGGTGCGGGCAGGGTGGGGACGTGGTCCTCGATCAGGCCGCCGCCCAGCAGGCGCGGTCCGGCGTACAGCACGGCGCTCTGGCCGGGGGCGACCGCGAACTGCGGGTCCTGGAAGGCCAGTTCGAAGCCGCTCTCGTCGGCGCGGATCACGCGGGCCTTGACGGGCGCGGTGCGGTAACGGACCTGCACTTCCAGTTCGTCGGGCAGGTCGGTCAGGTCGATCAGGTAGTTGGCACTCTGCGCCTTCAGGCCGGTCCACAGGCAGTCGTCGTAATCGCCGACCCAGACGGTGTTCGTGTCGGGCGCGAGGTGCACGACGTGCCGCACGCGGTGCGACTGGTACAGGCCCAGGCCCTTCTTCTGGCCCAGCGTGTAGAACTGCGTGCCCAGGTGTTCCCCGACGACCTCGCCGCTGCTGATCTCGCGGATGAAGCCCTGGCTCTGCGGGATGTGCTCGGCCACGAAGTCCTGCACCTTGCCGGGCACGAAGCAGATGTTCTGACTCTCGGGTTTCTGCGCCGTCAGCAGGCCGCGTTCCTCGGCGATCTGACGCACCTGCGGTTTCTCCAGCTCGCCCACCGGGAAGAGGATGTACGGCAGCGCGTCACGCGGCGTGCCCCACAGGAAGTACGTCTGGTCCTTGCGGGGATCGTCGCCCCGATGGAATTCCACCTCGCCCCGCGCGTTCTCCACGCGCTTCACGTAATGCCCGGTCGCGACGTAGCGGCAGCCGAGCATCTTCGCCTTCTTCACCAGTTCGTCGAACTTCACCTTGGTGTTGCAGTTCACGCAGGGGTTCGGTGTGCGCCCCTTGCTGTACTCGTCGATGAACGGTCCGACGATGTGCCGCTGGAACTGCTCGCGGTAGTCCAGCAGGTAGAACGGCACGCCCACCTGCTCGGCCACGCGCCGCGCCTCGTACGCCGCGTCGGGCGAGCAGCACGAGTCGAAGGTGTCCGTGCGCTTGTCGTCCGGCCAGAAGCGCATCATCGCGCCGACCACCTGATACCCCTGGTCCTTCAGCAGCGCCGCTGTGACGCTACTGTCCACGCCGCCGGACATGGCGCACAGCACCCGTTCCCCCGCAGCGGCGGCAGGGGCAGGGACGGTCGCGGAAGCAGGGGTCGGGGCACTCATACAGCCGCGCAGCTTAACAGACCCCCACCGGGGCGGCGGTGACGCGCGCGGCAATTGAGGGACGAGCAAGGCGACCGTCCGGCTACGCTGTGGGCATGCGACCTGCCCTCCCGCGCGTGCTGTTTCCACTCCTGCTGGCCTCGTCAGCACTGGCGGTGGACGTCATGTACGGCAACCCCCGCTTCGATTACTGGGTCAACGTCCCAGGGGACCTGGGAGCGCTGCGCCCGCCGGACAACGGGAACGGGCAGTCATGGGTCAGCGGGGACGGACTGGTGCGGGTGGCGGCCTGGGGCAGCTACGGGCCGGGGGTGTTCGACGCCCCCAGCGTCTCCGCGTGGGCCGCGTACACCGAGCGGCAGGAGGTCGCCTCGGGCAGTCGGGTCACGTACCGGCGGCTGCTGCCCGGCGCGTTCGTTCTGAGCGGGTATCAGCGGGACGGGCGGATCTTCTACCAGCGGGTGCTCGTGCGGGACGGGACCGAGGCGGCGGTGCGGGTCATGTACCCGGAGGCGCGGCGGGGCGTGTGGGACGCGCGAACCGCGCGGATCGCCGCGTCACTGCGCTGGGGGCTCTAGCGGTTCTGCTCGGGCTGCCAGCCGGGCGGGCGGGTCAGGTAGTGCAGGCGGTCGCGCCAGCTGCGGGCCTGGCGGACGTCGCGCCACAGGGCGGCGAACTCGTGGAAGGCGACCTGCACGGGCCGGTGCGTGTGGATGTTGTGCACGAGGCCGTAGCGGACGGGTTCCGTCTCGGGCTGGAAGGTGCGGTGCAGGCGGTCCCAGACGATCAGGATGCCCCCGTAGTTGCGGTCCAGGTACAGGTCGTTGCTGCCGTGGTGCGCGCGGTGGTGGCTGGGCGTGTTCAGCACGTACTCGATGGGGGCGGGCAGGCGGCCCACCCGTTCGGTGTGCACGAAGAACTGGTACAGGAGGTTCCACGACTGCGCGAGCAGCACCATCCACGGCGCGAAGCCCAGCAGGGGCAGGATCAGCCAGAACGGCAGGGCGGTCATGGGCACCCAGGTCTGCCGCAGCGCGGTGGAGAGGTTGTAGTGCTGACTGGAGTGATGCACGACGTGACTGGCCCAGAACAGCCGGACCTCATGGCTGACGCGGTGGTACCAGTAGTACGCGTAGTCGTCCGCGAGGAACAGCAGCACCCACGCCCACCACGCGTCCTGCGGCAGGCGCAGGGGCGTGAGGCTGTACAGCGCGGCGTAGATCGTCACGACCACGCCCTTCCAGAAGAGGTTGATGAGGACGTTCCCGACGCCCATGCTCAGGCTGGTGAGGGTGTCGCGCGTTCCGTACCCGGAGTGCTCGTGCGGCCCGTCGTGGTCGTGGCTGAGGTGACGGTACGCGGCCCACTCGATCAGCATGGACAGCAGAAAGACGGGAATCGCGGCGCGGATCAGGTCAACCACGGCGCGCCTCCCACAGGTGCAGGCTGTCCAGGCTGGTGCTGCGCGCCACCTGCCCCGCTGCGTCCGGTCCCAGGGGCAGCGCGGCGTGCAGCGCGCGGTAATGCTCGCGCGAGCGGTCCCGGCGATGGGCGTCGCTGAAGTAGATCGCCCCGGCGCGGGCGTACACCTCGGCGAACGCGCCCAGCAGCAGCGGGGCCAGCGCGTTCCCGCTGCCGTGCGCGGCGAGCGTCTGGAACGTCCAGTCGAACGCGGCGAAGGTGTGCGGCAGGCCCGGGTCGGCCGACTCGGCGGGCGGCGTCCCGAGGTGCGCCCGCAGCGCCTGCGGGTCGCGGGCGGCGGTCTGCGCGACCCAGTGGGGCAGCAGCGCGGCGCGCAGGTCCAGCAGGTCCGGCACCATGCGGCCCAGCTCGCCGTGCCGGGACAGGTGCGCCAGGACGCGCAGGCCGCCCTCGTGCGGGTGCAGGACGCGGGTGGGTTTCCCCTGCCGGATCTCCAGCAGGCCGTCGCGTGCCAGGCGTTGCAGCGCCTCGCGCAGGGTGGGCCGCGTGACGCCCAGGCTGGCCGCGAGTTCCCGTTCGGCGGGCAGGGTGCTGCCGGGCGGGTACGTGCCGTCCAGCAGGCGGGCGAGCAGGGTGTCCTCGGCGTGCAGCGCGGGCCGCAGCGGGGCGGGGGTGGGGCCGGTCATGGAAACCTCCTCGGCAGGGCTCAGTGGTCAGTGGTCTGACCAGTCTGGGCTGACCACCGCCCGCCCGTCAAGCCCGCCCCGCCCGCTACACTCCCCGGCATGAGTCTGAGCCCCGAGCAATTCCGGACCGCCGCGCAACAGTACGGCACCCCCCTGTACGTGTACGACGCCGCCGAACTCGACGCCGCCCTGGCCCGCGTCCGCGCCGCGTTCGGGGACGCCCGCGCGTACTACGCCATGAAAGCCAACCCCAACCTGACCCTCCTGCGCCACCTGCACGCCCGGGGCGTCGGCTTCGAATGCGTCAGCGCCGGGGAACTCGCCCGCGCCGCCCACATCGGTGCGGCGGGCGACCGCATCCTCGTGAACGGGCCCGCCAAGACGCCCGGCGAGTACGCCACCGGCGCCGAACTCGGCGCGACGTTCATCCTCGACCGCGAAGAGGAGGTGACGCTGCTGCCGCCCGCCTCCCGCGCCCTGGTGCGCGTGAACCCCGCCCTGAACGTCAGCACCCACGACCACCTCGCCACCGGCGCCGCCGGCAGCAAGTTCGGCGTCACCCTGGAGCAGGCCCCGCGCGTGCTGGACGCCCTGCGCGCCGCCGGGCACACCGCCCTGGGCCTGCACGTGCACATCGGCAGCGCCATCCGCGACGCGCACGACTTCACCGCCGCCTTCCACCGCCTCGGCGACCTGCGCGCCCACACCGGCCCGCTCGACGTCCTCGACGCCGGGGGCGGCTGGGGCCTGGGCGCCGACCTGCACGGCATCGCCCGCGAAGCCCGCGCCGCCGCCGCCACCTTCGGCGCGCACCTCTGGGTCGAACCCGGCCGGTACCTCGTCGCGCAGGCCGGCACCCTCCTGACCCGCGTGGTCGGCACCAAACGCACCGGCCGGAACTTCGTCCTCGTGGACGCGGGCATGACCGAACTCCTGCGCCCCATGCTGTACGGCGCCACCCACCCCGTCACGCCCCTCTGGGACCGCGGCGGGACCGACACCTGGGACCTCGCCGGCCCCGCCTGCGAGAGCGGCGACCTCCTCGCGCGCGACCTCACCCTGCCCGACCCGCAGCCCGGCGACCTCCTCGCCATCCACGAAGCCGGCGCGTACGGCGCCGCCATGAGCAGCAACTACCTCACCCGCCCCCGCCCCGCCGAGGTCCTGCACGACGCAGGCACCTGGACCGTCATCCGCCAGCGCGAAACCCCGCAGGACATCTGGCGCATGGAAGAGAATGTGTAAAAATCCGCGTTCTCATGGGCGTTTTTCATTCTGTGGAGGGCGCCGGCGCGCTAGCTTGACCGGGTGATCGCCAAGGACCTCGAACCGCAAACCCACACTGACCCCCTGCGCCGCGCCGGGTACGAGGCCGAACGCCAGATGGCCCACTACCTCAAACGCGCCTTCGCGGAGGAACTGGACATCATTGTCCTGAACAACCTGCGCGTTGAACGGAACGGTGAAATCGCTCAGGTCGATCACCTGCTCCTGCACCGGCACGGGATGATCGTCGTCGAGAGCAAATCCGTCACGGCAGAGATCAGCGTGAACGAACGAGGAGAGTGGGCGCGGCACTGGAAGGGGCAGACTCGGGGCGTGCGTTCCCCCGTTCTTCAGGCCCGGTTGCAGGGAGACTTGCTGCACACCCTGCTGAAAGACCACGCCGAGCAGTTACTGGGCAAATTCATGCTGGGCAAGGTCCAGAAAGGATTCGGGAGCATGCATGTCGACGTGATCGTCGCCATCTCGGACAGTGGTGTCATCAGGGGCGGCGCGCATGTCCCCTCCGAGGTGCTCAAGGCCGATCAGGTGCCAGACCGCGTCCGTGAATTGACCCGTTACTACCGCAAGGCGAACAGTGTGTTCTCCCTGAACTTCAAGGATTCCGGGTACGAGGCAACGACCGCTGAACTGGCGGGCATTGCGGCCTTCCTGCGTGGTCGCCATGTTCCGGCCCCGGGCGACGCTGCGCCTGCCTTACCTGAAGCGGCCCAGGTCACAGGGCCGCGATCCAGTGCAGGGCCCTCGCGCCCGGAACGCCCCAGCGCCGCCCCGGTCCGCACGTCGCAGGAGCGGCAGGCGCAGGCGCGGCCCCGGCCGGACGTGGCGTGCCGTGCGTGTGCGTCCGTGAACGTGACGGTGCAGTTCGGGAAGTACGGGTACTACCTGAAGTGCGGCGACTGCGGTGGGAACACGCCCGCCAAGCCGGTGTGCGGGGCGTGCGGGCAGCCGGGGAAGGTCAGCAAGCGCGGCCTGGAGTTCACCGCGACCTGCGCGGGCGGGCACACCTGGGCGTACTGGACGAACCCGGCCTGAACGCGGGAAGGAGGCGGGGGCTGGCCGCGCCCCGCCTCCCACTAATACGGACTCCGATTGAACGGCTGTATAAGCCATTCAACCGGAGTCCGTATTAGAAGCTGTCGCTGCCGCCCACGCGCACGGCCTGGTAGTAGGCGTACGCGGCGCTGTAGCAGGCGGGTTGTTTGTACCAGCTCTTGGCATTGCAGATGGCTTTCATGTTGGTGTAGAAGGCCTCGTCGGTGGTTTTGCGGTTGGCGTCGGTGCGTTCGTAGACTTTCAGGTTGCGGTACCCGAAGTCGTGGACGTTGCAGGCGGGCCGGAAGTCCTCGCGGTAGCCGAGGCCCAGGCCGTCGGGGGCGCTGCAGCCGTCGCGGGTCCAGTCCAGGCCCGGGTAGGGGAGACTGGTGCCGTTGTACGCGGCGTACTGGGTGTTGTAGTTGCCCACGGTGCCCCAGCCGGTGCGTTTCACGTAGGCGAGGCGGTCGCTGGTCAGGTCCAGACCGCCGATGGTGGGCGCGGCGGGCAGGGTCAGGATCCGGGGCGTCTCGCCGTACGCCTCGCGCAGCGCGGCGATCAGGCCGGGGTCGCCGGCGTAGCGGGCCAGGATGGCCTGACTGCCTGCGTCCTGCAGTTCGGGGCGGGCGGCGTAGTCGCCCGTCAGGTCACTGGCGGTGGGGGCGGCCGTCTGGGAGCAGGCGGCCAGGACGACGGGCAGCGCAAGGGTGAGGGCGGCGGCGGTTCGGCGCATGGGGTTCCTCCGGGAGTGGGGGCGTCGGGTTGTGGGGCGCCTCTCACTGTACCTGCTGATGTCAGGGCAGTGCCAGCCCACGGGCCGCTATCATGAGCGGCAATGACGGTTCCTCCTGTGTCTTCCCCCGCTGTGCCTGATACGACCCGCGCCCGCATTCAGCAGGAGGCGGCGCGGCTGTTCGTGCAGAGCGGGTACCACGGGGTCAGCATGCGCGAGGTGGCCGAGGCGGTCGGCGTGACCAAGCCGGCCCTGTACCACCATTACGCCGACAAGGAGGCGCTGTTCCTGGCGATGCTGGAGGGCACGCTGGCGGGACTGGCGCGGCTGGTGGCGGCCGCGAACGCGCAGGTGGGCATTCGCCTGCAACTGGATACGCTGGTGTACGAGCTGCTGGCCAGCGCGCCCGAGCAGCGGGTCGGGTTGCAGCTGGCGGGCGAGCTGCGGCACGTGAGTCCCGAGCGGCGCGGCGCGTTCGAGCGCGAGTACCGCCGGGTGTGGATCGGGGGTCTGTCGGAGCTGTTCGAGTCGGCCGCGGCCCGCGGTGAGCTGCGCGGCGACGTGCCCCCGGCGATGCTCGCGCGGGCGTTCTTGGCGCTCACGTACCCGCTGGTGACGGGCGCGCCGTCCAGTGATCCGCAGGGAACCGGACGGGCGCTGCTGGCTGTCTTCCTGGACGGCGCGACGCCCCGGCCCGGTTCCGACCCGATGAGGTAACCCCCTGTTGCATGAAGATTCCTGAGCGTCCTGCCACGCAGCGGCGCGGGCGTCCATTCAGGATGAACGTCGGTCGCACGGCACGGGCGCGGTGGCAGGAGGGTGGGGCGGTGTCGTGGGCGCGCGTGTCGGCGCCCGTTTTCTGCATTCAGGGAGTGATACGGACTCCGATTGAATGGGCTGCAAAGTCCATTCAATCAGAGTCCGTATGACCCGCCCTCCTCCGCTCCGCCCCTGCCTACCTGGTGGGGGCGTTTTCCGTGGCGCCGCTGGTCGGCGGGGCGGCCGTCCGGCCGGGCCAGTTGGCGAGGGCCGCGCCGCCCAGGATCACGCCGGCGGCCGCCCACACGGTCAGGGGCAGGCGTTCGTGCAG
Above is a genomic segment from Deinococcus depolymerans containing:
- a CDS encoding DedA family protein; translated protein: MHDLTALILSASYVGILAIVFAETGLLVGFFLPGDSLLLAAGVLAANGDLNLGGVMGAVIVGAFLGCVVGYAIGQRFGRGVFSRQDSRFFKPEYITRAELFFQKYGWLAVVLARFVPVVRTLVPTMAGVSRMPLGPFNLYNILGAVLWGVSVPALGYYLGGLIPDLDRYILMIVGGVVVASVIPILVKVFQARRA
- a CDS encoding endonuclease III, giving the protein MPARPLPAAPAPPASFAPVSARLQAAYLPGGPTLPPGRPETLLAGLIRTILGQQNTRAAAARQYAALRENYPRWEAALIDGPDGIEATLKGAGGGLHRSKARHIHALLGALDATAGLSLEGLRDLPDAAARAHLEALPGVGRHTASLTLLFDLRRPAMPVEGNLDRLARRLEWVPGGWTAARVERWFDAVTPRTWAARAALHVAGVRHGREVCTARHPRCDTCVLSDLCPSAALLGPR
- a CDS encoding 3'(2'),5'-bisphosphate nucleotidase CysQ, which codes for MTAPHDLSHELSVAAALARDAGALLLAHLRAGFTVEHKTGADDPVTIADREASTLIMTALAAAFPDDGLLSEEETDDRARLNHDRVWIVDPIDGTKEYSTGLPDYCVSIGLAVGSEPVLGVVYAPETDELFTGVVGQGAFLNGQPTPPPGSGPDWRVAVSDTEHSRELHAVPLSGMKPSGSIALKLARIAAGHADVTFTMSPRSEWDIAAGHALLRAAGGDLTRRDGRAIHYNQPRPHVEQGLIGGQPRATAWLKDQLSALHLPTAHLGLQAHEPAWTALAPADRAALQGHPGVNVRHADGQLLALLVVNPETRQVQRAEGDAFHLDRLTRDVTRALGTVTLGTVQP
- a CDS encoding GNAT family protein produces the protein MTDHPAHVTLKPLLDFTPAEWRTLHSFFRSRELADWNDAKPIRMPEWLFRRVMQDEERTGERHGFGVMDEQGRLIGSAELYDLRPPPPLTATVATLGVMIGLPELWGRGYGRQAVQALLRWAFQEREFPLSRIRLTTFGHNRRAQRAFLGVGFREVGRSERQGRTDVHMELTRGEWQARQDTPPHPTPPDPGGE
- a CDS encoding NAD(P)-dependent oxidoreductase, producing the protein MRVLLPDLPEFRALSHHDEGGVPGVTFDHYTRTHVPDGPADGMVLWMTGPQIRARLLATPGLKWVLTLTAGIDHVQGALPPGVALFNASRLHDRAVAVHALSGMLAAARGLHRFRDAQGRRHWDAPALPGDSALTTLDGANVVLWGYGHIGRNLEELLAPHGAHVRGIRSATPTDERDELLRAADWVVLLLPSTPDTRGVVNADTLALLKPGAWLVNVGRGNLIVTDDLVTALRDGSLGGAVLDVTDPEPLPEGHPLWTQPNVILTPHIASTTTDLVTRGAHLTRDFLIDLQQGHEPDGRVTAGRTY
- a CDS encoding DUF5063 domain-containing protein, whose translation is MRRVQAALLDREGLTPGALADLLDGLRREVQALPFGVPDADTPPREAYCDLRAHIARAWPEPGFYDPATGRALGHCDLPAEIGDALDDLTDLALALGTALALADTDEADALAWLRFSHDAHWGDHVQNVTRHLRWLG
- the mnmA gene encoding tRNA 2-thiouridine(34) synthase MnmA → MSAPTPASATVPAPAAAAGERVLCAMSGGVDSSVTAALLKDQGYQVVGAMMRFWPDDKRTDTFDSCCSPDAAYEARRVAEQVGVPFYLLDYREQFQRHIVGPFIDEYSKGRTPNPCVNCNTKVKFDELVKKAKMLGCRYVATGHYVKRVENARGEVEFHRGDDPRKDQTYFLWGTPRDALPYILFPVGELEKPQVRQIAEERGLLTAQKPESQNICFVPGKVQDFVAEHIPQSQGFIREISSGEVVGEHLGTQFYTLGQKKGLGLYQSHRVRHVVHLAPDTNTVWVGDYDDCLWTGLKAQSANYLIDLTDLPDELEVQVRYRTAPVKARVIRADESGFELAFQDPQFAVAPGQSAVLYAGPRLLGGGLIEDHVPTLPAPKAPPKKRPAVLLS
- a CDS encoding sterol desaturase family protein; the encoded protein is MVDLIRAAIPVFLLSMLIEWAAYRHLSHDHDGPHEHSGYGTRDTLTSLSMGVGNVLINLFWKGVVVTIYAALYSLTPLRLPQDAWWAWVLLFLADDYAYYWYHRVSHEVRLFWASHVVHHSSQHYNLSTALRQTWVPMTALPFWLILPLLGFAPWMVLLAQSWNLLYQFFVHTERVGRLPAPIEYVLNTPSHHRAHHGSNDLYLDRNYGGILIVWDRLHRTFQPETEPVRYGLVHNIHTHRPVQVAFHEFAALWRDVRQARSWRDRLHYLTRPPGWQPEQNR
- a CDS encoding GntR family transcriptional regulator, coding for MTGPTPAPLRPALHAEDTLLARLLDGTYPPGSTLPAERELAASLGVTRPTLREALQRLARDGLLEIRQGKPTRVLHPHEGGLRVLAHLSRHGELGRMVPDLLDLRAALLPHWVAQTAARDPQALRAHLGTPPAESADPGLPHTFAAFDWTFQTLAAHGSGNALAPLLLGAFAEVYARAGAIYFSDAHRRDRSREHYRALHAALPLGPDAAGQVARSTSLDSLHLWEARRG